One genomic region from Motacilla alba alba isolate MOTALB_02 chromosome 5, Motacilla_alba_V1.0_pri, whole genome shotgun sequence encodes:
- the ZBTB42 gene encoding zinc finger and BTB domain-containing protein 42, with product MEFPDHSRQLLQCLSQQRHQGFLCDCTVLVGEAQFRAHRAVLASCSMYFHLFYRDQLDKRDIVHLNSDIVTAPAFSLLLEFMYEGKLEFNSLPVEDVLAAASYLHMYDIVKVCKGKLKDKELCSEEKINDEAASLEKAEHFLDAGVPLVHEFDPGNKQKFSVAEYERAAGKEKVSSHPAWSSDHISVSSVPTEAEPCAAAAGKTKANVNSSTGPLSQRSVNHPLASSDVDCALDLSFKPVPGRDSLHPSYVFGQLASDSQQQGTEPLVKDEQDLLSDQEDSEARSPESQHFGNSAKSLVTGLGHMFAGNGSSHAREEDIDQERDESEDDMDSSDISSGVLVPPGHICICPLCSKVFPSPHILQLHLSSHFRDKEGSRTRLSPDGSVPTCTLCGKTFSCMYTLKRHERTHSGEKPYTCGQCGKSFQYSHNLSRHAVVHTREKPHGCKWCERRFTQSGDLYRHIRKFHCGLVKSLVV from the coding sequence ATGGAGTTTCCAGACCATAGCCGCCAGTTGCTGCAGTGTCTGAGTCAGCAGCGTCACCAGGGCTTCCTGTGTGACTGTACTGTTTTAGTTGGAGAAGCTCAATTCAGAGCTCACAGAGCCGTTCTTGCCTCTTGCAGTATGTACTTCCATCTTTTCTACAGGGACCAGTTAGACAAAAGGGATATTGTGCATCTGAACAGTGACATTGTCACAGCCCCTGCCTTCAGCCTGCTGCTCGAATTCATGTACGAGGGAAAGCTGGAATTCAACAGTCTCCCAGTGGAAGATGTGCTGGCTGCGGCGAGCTACCTTCACATGTATGACATTGTGAAAGTCTGCAAGGGCAAGTTGAAAGATAAAGAATTATGTTCGGAAGAGAAGATTAATGATGAGGCGGCTAGTTTGGAGAAAGCGGAGCATTTTCTAGACGCCGGAGTGCCCCTGGTCCACGAGTTTGACccaggaaacaaacaaaaattcagcGTTGCAGAATAcgagagagcagcaggcaaagAAAAGGTCAGCAGTCACCCCGCCTGGTCCTCTGATCATATAAGTGTCAGCTCTGTGCCGACAGAGGCAGAACCGTGCGCcgcagcagctggaaaaacaaaggcTAATGTCAATAGTTCCACAGGACCTTTGTCCCAAAGGTCTGTTAACCATCCCCTGGCTTCGAGTGATGTGGACTGCGCGCTGGATTTGTCTTTCAAGCCCGTGCCGGGGAGAGATTCCTTACACCCCTCCTATGTCTTTGGACAGCTGGCTTCcgacagccagcagcagggtaCCGAGCCACTTGTTAAAGATGAACAAGACTTGCTGTCAGATCAGGAGGACAGCGAAGCCAGGAGTCCAGAGAGTCAGCATTTTGGGAATTCAGCCAAAAGCCTAGTGACAGGGTTAGGACACATGTTCGCGGGGAATGGCAGCTCTCATGCCCGAGAGGAGGATATAGATCAAGAGCGAGACGAGAGCGAGGACGACATGGACTCGTCGGACATCTCCTCGGGTGTCCTCGTGCCTCCTGGGCATATCTGCATTTGTCCCCTCTGTAGCAAGGTGTTCCCGAGCCCGCACATCCTTCAGCTGCACCTGAGCTCTCACTTCCGTGACAAGGAGGGCTCCCGGACCCGCCTGTCCCCCGACGGGTCGGTCCCCACTTGCACCCTCTGCGGAAAGACTTTTTCCTGCATGTACACGCTAAAGAGGCACGAGAGGACTCACTCGGGGGAGAAGCCCTACACCTGCGGCCAGTGCGGGAAGAGCTTCCAGTATTCCCACAACCTCAGCCGCCACGCGGTTGTGCACACCAGGGAGAAACCCCATGGGTGCAAGTGGTGCGAGAGACGCTTCACGCAGTCCGGGGATCTGTACAGACATATCCGCAAATTTCATTGTGGCCTTGTCAAGTCCTTGGTTGTTTGA